A single Nicotiana tabacum cultivar K326 chromosome 5, ASM71507v2, whole genome shotgun sequence DNA region contains:
- the LOC107812858 gene encoding chaperone protein dnaJ 6-like, translating into MGKGKKTARVPVENSEEEDVEMQGNQENVNGSSSHEKSLYEILGVERIASHQEIKKAYYKLALRLHPDKNPDDEEAKEKFQQLQKVIAILGDEEKRALYDQTGCVDDDDLAGDVENLKEFFRAMHPKITEADIEKFEANYRGSESERKDLIDLYKKYKGKMKRLFCSMICSDPKLDSHRFKDILDEAISAGEIKSTKAYEKWEKEVSETKPPTSPLRRRQKSKKEPEDLYAIISQRQNERRGKMNSMFSSLVSKYGGDPSTTEPSEEEFEAARRKLESRKQSKRK; encoded by the exons ATGGGAAAGGGGAAGAAGACGGCTAGGGTTCCGGTGGAGAATTCGGAAGAAGAAGACGTAGAAATGCAGGGAAATCAAGAGAACGTGAACGGTTCTTCGTCACATGAGAAGAGCCTTTATGAG ATTCTTGGGGTCGAAAGAATAGCATCCCATCAGGAAATAAAAAAGGCATATTACAAGTTGGCTCTGCGGCTCCATCCCGATAAGAATCCGGATGATGAG GAAGCAAAAGAGAAATTTCAACAACTGCAAAAGGTGATAGCAATTCTAGGTGATGAGGAGAAACGAGCACTTTATGATCAAACTGgctgtgttgatgatgat GACCTGGCAGGAGATGTTGAAAACTTGAAGGAGTTTTTCCGAGCTATGCATCCAAAG ATTACCGAGGCTGATATTGAAAAGTTTGAAGCAAATTATAGaggatctgagtcggagaggaaGGACTTGATTGATTTATACAAGAAGTATAAGGGTAAAATGAAGAG GCTCTTTTGCTCCATGATTTGCTCTGATCCCAAATTAGATTCACACCGCTTCAAAGATATTCTGGATGAGGCTATATCAGCAG GGGAGATAAAGTCAACCAAAGCATATGAGAAATGGGAAAAGGAAGTGTCTGAAACAAAACCGCCTACAAGCCCATTGAGACGGAGGCAAAA ATCAAAGAAAGAACCAGAGGATTTATATGCCATTATATCTCAGCGGCAAAATGAGCGGAGAGGCAAAATGAATTCTATGTTCTCATCTTTGGTTAGCAAATATGGCGGGGATCCATCTACGACAGAGCCAAGCGAGGAAGAATTTGAAGCTGCTCGCAGAAAACTGGAGAGTAGGAAGCAATCTAAGCGAAAGTAA